A part of Olleya sp. Bg11-27 genomic DNA contains:
- a CDS encoding sugar transferase has product MRPYKYFKRFNDFLFAIILLVLFSWFILILIIIASLDTRSLGIFTQSRIGYLKKPFIIYKIKTFQDNHTISKIGAFLRQYKLDESPQLFNVLIGHMSFVGPRPDISGFADTLKSEESIILTVKPGVTGPATLYFRKEEKLLAKQNNPEDYNTSVIWPKKVELNIKYVKELSFKKDIYYLVKTFL; this is encoded by the coding sequence ATGAGGCCATATAAGTACTTTAAAAGATTTAATGATTTTTTGTTTGCAATTATACTTTTGGTTTTGTTTTCTTGGTTTATATTAATTTTGATTATTATAGCAAGTTTAGATACACGGTCATTAGGTATATTTACTCAATCACGAATAGGGTATCTTAAAAAACCTTTTATTATTTATAAGATTAAAACGTTTCAAGACAATCACACAATTTCTAAAATTGGTGCTTTTTTACGTCAGTATAAATTAGATGAGAGTCCTCAATTATTTAATGTGTTGATAGGGCATATGAGTTTTGTTGGGCCTAGACCTGATATTTCTGGATTTGCAGACACCTTAAAAAGCGAGGAAAGTATTATTCTTACTGTAAAGCCTGGTGTTACTGGTCCAGCAACATTATATTTTAGAAAAGAGGAAAAATTGCTAGCAAAACAAAACAATCCAGAAGATTATAATACAAGCGTTATTTGGCCAAAAAAAGTGGAGTTAAATATTAAGTATGTCAAAGAATTGAGTTTTAAAAAAGATATTTATTATCTTGTTAAAACTTTTTTGTAA
- a CDS encoding undecaprenyl-phosphate glucose phosphotransferase: protein MNHKQHRFSVFIKPIVFGIDISIIVSVIFLFPLRITNLYIFIAYSIFFWSLIAFKIGFYSIQRSTKMIGIVRLVFLQMSFYAFILYAFIGFFKQPSISRSYLAFYFGTSFALVFIFKLLTYLLLLKYRAVFKGNIRKVVVIGKNSKSNQLIKIFKERLDFGYELSKQFNTRSEGFSLDDCFNYILDHKVDKIYFSISELSNSQVNKLVSFADNNLRELKFIPDNKEVFTKKLKYEYYDYIPILSLREIPLDEPVNKIIKRVFDVVFSLLIIVFVLSWLTPLIAILIKLESKGPVFFKQYRNGFSHSEFECFKFRSMAVNENANVVQATKNDMRITKVGKFIRKTSIDELPQFFNVFLGHMSVVGPRPHMISHTTMYSKKVDKFMVRHLVKPGITGLAQVSGFRGEIETDNDIVNRVRFDIFYVENWSLLMDIKIVIQTFVNAIKGEDKAY from the coding sequence GTGAACCACAAACAACATCGTTTTTCAGTATTTATTAAACCAATAGTTTTTGGTATAGATATCAGTATTATTGTGTCTGTAATATTTTTATTCCCTCTAAGAATAACAAATTTATACATTTTTATAGCTTACAGTATCTTTTTTTGGTCATTAATCGCTTTTAAAATAGGGTTTTATAGCATACAGCGTAGTACGAAAATGATCGGTATTGTACGACTTGTTTTTTTGCAAATGTCTTTTTATGCGTTTATATTATATGCTTTTATTGGCTTTTTTAAGCAGCCAAGCATTAGTCGTTCTTATTTGGCGTTTTATTTTGGTACTAGTTTTGCGTTAGTGTTTATCTTTAAACTATTAACCTATTTGTTACTTTTAAAATATAGAGCCGTCTTTAAAGGTAATATTAGAAAGGTCGTCGTTATCGGTAAGAATAGCAAATCCAATCAGCTTATAAAAATCTTTAAAGAGAGGTTAGATTTTGGTTATGAATTGAGTAAACAGTTTAATACGCGATCAGAAGGTTTTTCTTTGGACGATTGTTTTAATTATATTTTAGATCATAAGGTTGATAAGATTTACTTTTCTATTTCAGAGCTATCTAATAGTCAGGTAAACAAACTCGTTAGTTTTGCTGATAATAATTTAAGAGAACTTAAATTTATTCCAGATAATAAGGAGGTTTTTACTAAAAAATTAAAATACGAGTATTATGATTATATACCCATATTATCTCTGCGTGAAATTCCTTTAGACGAGCCTGTTAATAAAATAATTAAACGTGTTTTTGACGTCGTTTTCTCTTTATTAATAATTGTCTTTGTATTATCGTGGTTAACACCACTTATCGCTATTTTAATTAAACTTGAATCTAAGGGGCCTGTTTTCTTTAAGCAATACAGAAATGGTTTTAGTCATTCAGAATTTGAATGTTTTAAATTTCGATCTATGGCTGTTAATGAAAATGCAAATGTAGTGCAGGCTACAAAAAATGACATGCGTATTACTAAAGTGGGTAAGTTTATTAGAAAGACCAGTATTGATGAGTTGCCACAGTTTTTTAATGTTTTTTTGGGACATATGTCTGTGGTAGGTCCTAGACCGCATATGATAAGTCATACTACTATGTATTCTAAAAAGGTAGATAAATTTATGGTTCGTCATCTAGTAAAACCTGGTATTACGGGCTTAGCCCAAGTCAGTGGCTTTAGAGGAGAGATAGAAACAGATAACGATATTGTTAACCGTGTACGTTTTGATATTTTTTATGTGGAAAACTGGTCGTTATTGATGGATATAAAAATTGTGATACAAACCTTCGTAAATGCTATAAAAGGTGAGGACAAGGCTTATTAA